The following proteins come from a genomic window of Verrucomicrobiota bacterium JB022:
- a CDS encoding TetR/AcrR family transcriptional regulator, whose translation MGTVSTSSRKGRPRAFDLEQALERAMEVFWVHGYEAASMSMLTKAMGINPPSLYAAFGSKEGLFRQALDHYQARGSAATAEALNRPDLGDALRAFFGLVVGLQCSGQEPRGCLVVQGVGSCGEAEASVFEELKRRRTANETALRQRLERAQAEGALPADASPADLARFLAVQVRGLSSQARDGATREELQPVVELAVRAVAG comes from the coding sequence ATGGGCACCGTTTCAACATCCTCCCGCAAAGGCCGTCCGCGCGCCTTCGACCTTGAGCAGGCGCTCGAGCGGGCGATGGAAGTGTTTTGGGTCCACGGCTACGAAGCCGCCTCGATGTCGATGCTGACCAAGGCGATGGGCATCAACCCTCCGAGCCTCTACGCCGCGTTTGGCAGCAAGGAAGGCCTCTTTCGTCAGGCGCTCGACCATTATCAGGCGCGTGGCAGCGCAGCCACCGCAGAGGCGCTGAACCGGCCTGATTTGGGCGATGCGCTGCGGGCGTTTTTTGGCTTGGTGGTAGGCCTCCAGTGCTCGGGCCAGGAACCACGCGGCTGTCTCGTGGTGCAGGGGGTCGGCTCCTGCGGCGAGGCCGAGGCTTCCGTCTTTGAAGAGCTGAAGCGCCGTCGCACCGCCAATGAGACGGCATTGCGCCAACGGCTGGAGCGGGCGCAGGCGGAAGGTGCGTTGCCTGCCGATGCTTCCCCGGCGGACTTGGCGCGCTTCCTGGCCGTGCAGGTTCGCGGCCTATCCTCGCAAGCGCGCGACGGGGCCACCCGTGAAGAACTGCAGCCGGTCGTCGAACTGGCGGTGCGTGCGGTGGCGGGTTGA
- the rfbB gene encoding dTDP-glucose 4,6-dehydratase, with product MSILVTGAAGFIGTNLVRNWPWERFADRRLIVLDAFTYAGVRENLADLQADPRFRLVEGDIGDRERVGRLLREESVRRVINCAAQTHVDRSIDDPAPFFESNVMSLLGLLQACRDYWRELTPAEQGKFRLLQISTDEVYGSLEPDDAPFTEDHPYAPNSPYAASKAAGDQAVRAFFHTYGLPVLTVHCGNNYGPYQFPEKLIPLMILNALDGRDLPVYGDGGNVRDWIYVEDHARAIVDVLAEGQPGEHYNVGAQSERTNLDLVRELCRLLDTRRPRPDGRSYAEQIRFVKDRPGHDRRYAIDPGRLHALTGWQPQVTFAEGLAATVDWYLANRPWCDAITNRRYQRQRLGLG from the coding sequence GTGAGTATCCTGGTGACTGGCGCAGCCGGCTTTATCGGCACCAACCTCGTTCGCAACTGGCCTTGGGAGCGCTTTGCCGACCGACGGCTCATCGTGCTCGACGCCTTCACTTACGCGGGGGTGCGCGAAAACCTCGCCGATCTGCAGGCCGACCCGCGCTTCCGCCTCGTCGAGGGCGACATTGGAGACCGCGAGCGGGTGGGGCGTCTGTTGCGCGAAGAGAGCGTGCGCCGCGTGATCAACTGCGCCGCGCAAACCCATGTGGACCGTTCCATCGACGATCCCGCGCCGTTTTTCGAGAGCAACGTGATGTCGCTGCTCGGCCTCCTGCAGGCTTGCCGCGATTATTGGCGCGAGCTGACCCCGGCCGAGCAAGGCAAGTTCCGCCTGCTGCAGATTTCGACCGACGAAGTCTACGGCTCGCTCGAGCCCGACGACGCACCTTTCACCGAAGACCACCCCTACGCGCCCAACAGCCCGTATGCCGCCTCCAAGGCCGCAGGCGACCAGGCAGTGCGCGCCTTTTTCCACACCTACGGCCTGCCGGTGCTCACCGTGCATTGCGGCAACAATTACGGGCCCTACCAGTTCCCGGAAAAGCTGATCCCGCTGATGATCCTCAACGCGCTGGATGGCCGCGACCTGCCCGTCTACGGCGACGGCGGCAACGTGCGCGACTGGATCTATGTGGAGGACCACGCCCGCGCCATCGTCGATGTGCTGGCAGAAGGCCAACCGGGCGAGCATTACAACGTCGGCGCCCAGAGCGAGCGGACCAACCTCGACCTCGTGCGCGAGCTTTGCCGCCTGCTCGATACCCGTCGTCCGCGCCCCGATGGCCGCTCCTACGCCGAGCAGATCCGCTTCGTCAAAGACCGCCCCGGCCACGACCGCCGCTACGCCATCGACCCGGGACGGCTCCACGCCCTCACCGGCTGGCAACCGCAAGTCACCTTCGCCGAAGGCCTCGCAGCCACCGTCGACTGGTATCTGGCCAACCGCCCCTGGTGCGACGCCATCACCAACCGCCGCTACCAACGCCAGCGCCTCGGCCTGGGGTAA
- the rfbA gene encoding glucose-1-phosphate thymidylyltransferase RfbA, whose protein sequence is MAPNRKGIILAGGSGTRLYPLTLPVSKQLMPVYDKPMIYYPISVLMLAGIREMMVISTPQDLPMFQRLLGDGSQFGVHFSYAEQPSPDGIAQAFTIAENWLAGAPSALVLGDNLFYGTGLPQQLRAAAARDDGATVFVYQVADPHRYGVVGFNEAGQVDQIIEKPADPPSDWAVVGLYYFNADAPRYAREQKPSARGELEITDLAARYLREGQMHVEKLGRGTAWLDTGTHQSLLDAGQFIGVMQERTGLAIACLEEIAWRMHWIDDAALTEQARRMGKSSYAQYLHKLLKQ, encoded by the coding sequence ATGGCCCCAAATCGCAAAGGCATCATCCTCGCCGGAGGCTCTGGCACGCGTCTCTACCCCCTCACGCTGCCGGTCAGCAAGCAGCTCATGCCGGTCTACGACAAGCCGATGATCTATTACCCGATCTCGGTGCTCATGCTGGCGGGGATCCGCGAGATGATGGTCATTTCGACGCCGCAGGACTTGCCGATGTTTCAGCGCCTGTTGGGCGACGGTAGCCAGTTTGGGGTGCATTTCAGCTATGCCGAGCAGCCCAGCCCCGACGGCATCGCGCAGGCCTTCACCATCGCCGAAAACTGGCTGGCGGGTGCGCCTTCGGCCCTCGTGCTGGGCGACAACCTCTTTTACGGCACGGGCCTGCCCCAACAGCTCCGGGCCGCCGCCGCCCGCGACGATGGGGCGACGGTGTTCGTGTACCAGGTGGCCGACCCGCACCGCTACGGCGTGGTGGGCTTTAATGAAGCCGGGCAAGTCGACCAGATCATCGAAAAGCCTGCCGACCCGCCCTCGGACTGGGCCGTGGTGGGCCTCTACTACTTCAACGCCGACGCCCCCCGCTACGCCCGCGAGCAAAAGCCCAGCGCGCGCGGCGAACTCGAAATCACCGACCTGGCAGCCCGTTACCTGCGCGAAGGCCAGATGCACGTGGAAAAGCTCGGGCGCGGCACCGCCTGGCTCGATACCGGCACCCACCAGAGCCTGCTCGACGCTGGCCAGTTCATCGGCGTGATGCAGGAACGCACGGGGCTCGCCATCGCCTGCCTCGAAGAAATCGCCTGGCGCATGCACTGGATCGACGATGCTGCCCTCACCGAGCAAGCCCGCCGCATGGGCAAGAGCAGCTACGCCCAATACCTCCACAAATTGCTGAAACAGTGA